CCGCCTTCTTCGCTGGCATCCCTCACGACTGGTACCGCAATAATCCCATTGCCCAATACGAGGGCTACTACGCCAGCGTGTTCTACAGCCATTTCGCTGCGCTGGGGCTGGATGTGCGTTTGGAAGATGCAACCAGCCACGGGCGCATCGATATGGCCGTGCTGTTCAACGGTCAGGTCTACTTGTTCGAGTTCAAGGTGGTGGAGCTGGTGCCCGAAGGCAAGGCACTGCAGCAGATCCGCGAGCGCGGTTATGCCGAGAAGTATCGTGCGCGCGGCGAACCGATCCACCTGATCGGCGTGGAGTTCAGTCGTGAACGTCGGAGTGTGGTGGGGTTCGAGGTAGAGCGGGGCTACTGACCAGGATATTTCCTGGTCAGCGAGCGTTTTGATTGACCCCTTTCTGAAAATGAACAGAAGTCCCTGCGGAGAGACTTCTCCCCGTTGGACAGCCGGGGCTACTTCAAAACGCAGGGCAACTTCCCGTAAATAGCGTTTCCGGCATGACGGCTTCAATAAGGCCGTTCATGCCGGGACCGTCAAACGGAGAGAAATATATTTTCCGGATTATCAGTTCCCGGCCGGTGTTCGTTCGAAGCAGAGCGCGCGCTGCTGGCTAGCCGAGACCCGCTCAGTTCACAAACCAGCGCCCGAAGCGATACACGGCATAAACCGACAGGATATTTCCTGCGAGCAGGACCTCGGAACTTTCCAGCCAGACGGAAAGTTTGAGTACGATGCCGAACAGCAACGCGAACAGGATCAGCGTCAGCGGAATGCTCAGCAGTTTCATGAAGAGACTGCCGCGCAGCGGACTGGGCTCCTCCAGTTCGTCCCAGCATTCGGACAGACAGAACGGACAACAATTGGAGATGGGTTTTCCGCCGCCGATTCTCCATCCATTAACGCCTGGGAGACCACGGCTATAAATGACGCGTGGCACCATCCAGCGATTACAACGCCTGCACAATACAGAACTGCCTGCCATATCTTTTCTCCTGACGGGTCTTTCTGGGGAGTGGACGCCCCACTCCTCATTGAGGCTCTCATCCCTTGGGCAAAACCCAAGCCGGGGCCTTGGCGCTTTGCACAGGCTCGCACCGACGCCGGCTTCCGTTCTCGGGAGGCCACGGCGCAGAAACCTATGCCGGCGGACTTGGGTTTCCGGGCAGCGGTGTTACCCAGGAGGAGCATCTCAACCCAAGGAGGCTGTTCATGAATCCATTACCCCTGCGCGCCGAGGCGATCGGCCTGATCCTGTTCGCGTTTCTCCCTCTGGTCATGCTGCTGGTGGGCGGATACGCCGTCTGGGAGTGGTGGTACCTCGACCGCTTGCCGGCCGGAGAGGCCGCCGTCTATGGCATGGCCGAACGCCTGACGCCCGGTGTGCTGGCCGTCGTGGTGTTTGCCCTGTGGATGGGAGGGCTCCTGGCTTCCGTCGGCTGGGCCCTGGCCCTCCGGGTCATTGCCCGCTACCGCTGGCCGTTCGGCGCTTCCTGCGCCCTGCTGCTCGGTATTCTGTGGGTGACCCGCCAGACGCTGGCCCTGTGAGGACAAGGGGGCCGCCCCGATGCGGTGGCTCCCTTCGACAGCCCCTCGCCCCTGGCTGGCCACCGACGGCTTTCTCCCGGGCGACTGTTCCGCCGCGGGGGCTTGCGGTCGCCCAGAGTTACCGCGGGGGAGACCGGGCCGTCCGATCCCACGCTGGCGGCTCTGGAGGAGAAACGGCCTGGCGAAAGCGAATCGACCCAGGCTGTCTAGACTGCCTCTTGGCGCCCGGAGGTGGACTCCGGGATAATGCGTGGCTTCAAGACACGCTGTAACGGATACGCCCGCTTGGATACGAAACAGCTTCTCGAAGCCGAAATACGCGAAGCCCTGGGATTGGCACCGGCAAAACCCGCGCCCACCAAACCTAAACAGCGCCCCTCCTACATCCAGGTGGAACTGAGTGTTCGCAAGCCCAGCGGCGGCCCCGCCTTTCGCTTCGAGCACCAGTCCCGCTCGCTCAGCACGCTGGAGGCCCAGCTCGAGGCCGAAAAGATCGTGCGCCAGAAGGGCTGGGAAGTCTGGGCCGTGCTGGACGTACGTCAGGTCTCCGAATAATCCCACGGCCTGGGCTTCAGGCCTTCACCTCCCCGCCATGGAACATGCCATGAACAAAGCCGAGCTCATCGACGCCATCTCGACCGCCACCGACCTGCCCAAAGCCACGGCTGCCCGCGCGCTGGACGCTTTCACCGCCAGCGTTACCACGGCCCTGCAACAGGGGGACGACGTGTCCCTGGTGGGCTTCGGCACCTTCACCGTGAAGGCGCGTGCCGCTCGCGAAGGGCGCAATCCGCAGACCGGGGCCGCGCTCCAGATTGCGGCTGCCAAGCTGCCAGGCTTCAAGCCGGGCAAGGGCCTGAAAGATGCCGTGAATCAGGAAGGGTCCGGGACGGCCGTCTGAGACCTGCGGCACGCTGCCGGAGGAACAAGGTGTGGTGCCGGAAAACGCAAGGCCGAGCAAAACCGGGGTCCGGACGGTAGGCAGACCCCGATCCAGTGCAGGAAGGCATATTGCCCAGCGAGCAGCGGCTCGAGGAGAAGATCGTCAGCGCGCCGCGTTGACGGTCGGATGAAGGGCTGCCGAGTGGTCGCCAGGAAAACACCGGCACTTGCTCGAGCGCTAACTGCGAAGCTTTTTGAGATCGTCTGCTCTGCCACGGGCGGATCCGCAATGGCATTGATCTCGCTGCCTAGCGTCAAACCGGGCTGGCGATAGCAGCCATTACTAAGTTTCTCGAAAGTATTGTCATATTGAGAGACAATACGCCCATGAAATGCAAACGAAACTCCGACGGTCGGGCAATCGACCACCATTCCCTCCAGGTCATGCGTCAGCAGGCGATCAAGGCGGTCCGCGAGGGGCAGACCGTCCAAAGCGTGGCGGCCGCCTTCGGCGTCAATATCCGCAGCGTCTTCCGCTGGCTGGCCGACTTCGCCAATGGCGGACAGAACGCCCTGCTCGCCAAGCCGGTTCCCGGACGTCCCCCCAGGATCAGTGCCGAGGAAATGCGCTGGCTGGCACAGGCCGTTCGGGACCACTCGCCGCTGCAATACCGCTTCGAATTCGGCCTGTGGACCCTGTCGCTGATCGCCGAACTGATCCGCCGCCAGTTCGGCAAGACGCTGTCGCTGTCCGCCGTGAGCCGAGTCATGAAGCTGCTCGGCTTCAACCGCGCAAAAGCCCTTGTATCGCGCCTGGCAGCAGGATGCGGCGCTGGTGCGCCAGTGGGAAAGCGAGACCTACCCGGCGATCCGCGCCGAGGCCCGCGCGGCGGGGGCAAGGATCTACTTCGCGGACGAGTCGGGCCTGCGCTCCGACTACCATGCCGGCACGACCTGGGCACCGCAGGGGGAAACGCCGGTGGTCGAGGTGACCGGCCGACGCTTCTCGGTGAACAGGCTGTCGGCAGTCGGGACGCGCGGCGAGTTCCGCTTCATGCTGCACGACGGGACGGTGACGGCCAGCGTGTTCCGCGAGTTTCTCAAGCGCCTGCTGATCGGTGCCGAGCAGCCGGTCTTCGTGATCGTCGATGGCCATCCGGTGCACAAGGCCCGGCTGGTCAGGGCGTTCGTCGAAGAACAGGCGGGGCGCCTGAAGCTCTTCTATCTGCCCCCGTACTCGCCACAGCTGAACCCGGACGAACAGGTCTGGGGGCACGTCAAGCGCAGTGTGTCCAGGCGTCTTGTGCAGAACCGGGAAGAAATGAAGAAGCTGGCCCTGGGCGCACTGCGCAGAGTCCAGAAGTTGCCGGAGCTGGTGAAATCGTTTTTCCGCCACCCAGACTGCCAATATACAGCGGCATGACATTACTTTTAAAAAGATTAGTAAATGGTGTAATTTCAACCATCAAGTGGATGAAATTACACCATGTATCTGCGCAGCATCCGCCCATTCCTTCTCGAAGCGCTCGAGGAGGCTCCCGTCGTGCTGGTCAATGGCGCCCGCCAGACCGGCAAGAGCACGCTGATCCAGGATCTTGGCCGGGAGGCCGCGTACTACACCTTTGACGATCCGGCGGTCCTGGCGGCCGTGCAGGCCGACCCCTTCGGCTTCATCAATGCGTTGAAGGGGCCGGTCTGCCTCGATGAAGTGCAACGCGCCCCCGGGGTTTTCCTGGCGATCAAGGCGGCCGTGGACCGTGAGCGCACGCCTGGACGTTTCCTGCTGACGGGGTCGGCCAATGTGCTGCTGCTGCCGCAGATCGCCGATTCCCTGGCCGGGCGCATGGAGGTGCTGAACCTCTGGCCGCTGGCCCAGAGCGAGATCGCCGGCCAGCCGACCCGGCTGATCGAGGGCCTGTTCAGCGGAGAGCTGCCGTTTCGAGCGCAACGACTTCATCCAGCGCCTGAACCGCGGTGGCTATCCGGAGGTGCTGACACGCTCCAGCGAGCGGCGCCGGGAGGCCTGGTTCGAAAGCTATCTGCACACGATCTTGCTGCGCGATGTGCGCGACTTGGCCCAGATCGATGGGCTGACCGAGCTGCCGCGGCTGATGCAGGTCCTGGCCG
This genomic interval from Azotobacter salinestris contains the following:
- a CDS encoding HU family DNA-binding protein, whose translation is MNKAELIDAISTATDLPKATAARALDAFTASVTTALQQGDDVSLVGFGTFTVKARAAREGRNPQTGAALQIAAAKLPGFKPGKGLKDAVNQEGSGTAV